A genomic region of Phragmites australis chromosome 2, lpPhrAust1.1, whole genome shotgun sequence contains the following coding sequences:
- the LOC133908647 gene encoding serine/threonine protein kinase OSK1-like: protein MEGAGKDGSPLRNYRIGKTLGIGSFGKVKIAEHISTGHKVAIKILNRRKIRGMEMEEKVKREIKILRLFMHPHIIRLYEVIDTPADIYVVMEYVKSGELFDYIVEKGRLQEEEARHFFQQIISGVEYCHRNMVVHRDLKPENLLLDSKCNVKIADFGLSNVMRDGHFLKTSCGSPNYAAPEVISGKLYAGPEVDVWSCGVILYALLCGTLPFDDENIPNLFKKIKGGIYTLPSHLSGAARDLIPRMLVVDPMKRITIREIREHDWFKIHLPRYLTVPPPDSAQQVKKVDEETLREVIGMGYDKNQLVESIQNRLQNEATVAYYLLLDNRLRTTSGYLGAECQEAMESSFSNIASSETPSSARGNRQQIFMESPICLRPHFPAERKWALGLQSRAPPREIMTEVLKALQELNVYWKKIGHYNMKCRWNPGFPGQENMIHNNHSFDAESIETDDLNEKLNLIKFEIQLYKTRDEKYLLDLQRVSGPQLLFLDLCAAFLAQLRVL, encoded by the exons ATGGAGGGAGCCGGAAAGGATGGCAGCCCGTTGAGGAATTACCGGATTGGTAAGACTCTGGGGATTGGCTCATTCGGGAAGGTGAAAATTGCGGAGCATATAAGTACAGGCCACAAGGTGGCAATCAAGATTCTCAACCGCCGCAAAATCAGAGGCATGGAGATGGAAGAGAAAG TTAAAAGAGAGATCAAAATATTGAGGTTATTTATGCACCCACATATCATCCGCCTCTATGAAGTGATAGATACACCTGCTGATATTTATGTGGTTATGGAGTATGTTAAGTCTGGGGAATTGTTTGATTACATTGTTGAGAAAGGTAGGCTGCAGGAGGAAGAAGCTCGCCATTTCTTCCAACAG ATTATATCCGGTGTTGAATATTGCCATAGAAACATGGTGGTGCACCGTGATCTAAAGCCAGAGAACCTCCTATTGGATTCGAAGTGCAATGTTAAGATTGCAGATTTTGGCTTAAGTAATGTTATGCGGGATGGTCATTTCCTCAAGACAAGTTGTGGTAGCCCAAATTATGCTGCTCCTGAG gtgATATCTGGTAAACTATATGCTGGGCCTGAAGTCGATGTATGGAGTTGTGGGGTTATTCTTTATGCTCTGCTATGTGGTACTCTGCCATTTGATGATGAGAACATACCGAACCTTTTTAAGAAAATAAAG GGTGGTATATATACCCTTCCCAGTCATTTGTCAGGTGCAGCAAGGGATTTGATCCCAAGAATGCTAGTTGTTGATCCTATGAAGAGGATCACTATTCGTGAAATTCGTGAACATGATTGGTTCAAGATTCATCTCCCACGCTATTTGACTGTGCCTCCACCAGATAGTGCACAACAAGTTAAAAAG GTTGATGAGGAAACTCTCCGTGAGGTTATAGGTATGGGGTATGACAAGAACCAGTTGGTGGAATCAATCCAAAATAGATTGCAAAATGAG GCAACTGTTGCATATTATTTACTTTTGGACAATAGGCTTCGTACGACCAGTGGCTATCTTGGAGCTGAGTGTCAAGAAGCTATG GAGTCCTCATTTTCAAATATAGCATCATCTGAAACACCAAGTTCAGCACGTGGAAATCGACAACAAATATTCATGGAATCTCCAATTTGCTTGAGACCACATTTTCCAGCTGAAAGGAAATGGGCTCTTGGGCTTCAG TCACGAGCGCCTCCAAGAGAAATAATGACTGAAGTGCTGAAAGCTCTGCAGGAATTGAATGTTTATTGGAAAAAGATTGGACACTACAACATGAAATGTAGATGGAATCCTGGCTTTCCTGGTCAAGAGAATATGATTCATAACAACCATAGCTTTGATGCGGAATCCATTGAAACAGATGACCTGAATGAGAAGttaaatttaattaaatttgaaattCAG CTTTACAAAACCAGAGATGAGAAATACCTCCTCGACTTGCAAAGAGTCAGTGGACCGCAGCTCCTCTTTCTGGATCTGTGTGCGGCCTTCCTAGCTCAGCTGAGAGTTCTATGA
- the LOC133910072 gene encoding uncharacterized protein LOC133910072 gives MATAMARSATLLALLLVCAAVVAASAAAAGAGKGGAGRAEAAPCRDLATRGECVASGAGSRCRWCRSEALDDMCFGAAEAWRLPRQVFSCDAPAAAAAARK, from the coding sequence ATGGCCACGGCCATGGCCAGATCTGCGACCCTGCTCGCGCTGCTCCTGGTCTGCGCGGCGGTGGTCGCGGCATCCGCTGCTGCAGCGGGGGCGGGCAAGGGCGGAGCCGGGCGGGCGGAGGCAGCGCCATGCCGGGATCTGGCGACGCGGGGCGAGTGCGTGGCGAGCGGCGCGGGGAGCAGGTGCCGGTGGTGCCGCAGCGAGGCTCTCGACGACATGTGTTTCGGGGCCGCCGAGGCGTGGCGCCTCCCGCGTCAGGTCTTCTCCTGCGACgcgcctgccgccgccgccgccgcccggaaGTGA